The genomic window CATgtaatagtaagaactgctgatgctggagtcaaagatagcATAGTGCgaagctggaggaccacagctggtcaggcagcatcagaggagcaggaaagctattgTTTCAtttccggacccttcttcagaaagaagaagggccccaacccgaaacatcagctttcctgctcccctgatgctgtctggcctactgtgttcctccagctccacactgtgttagcccagaggcaatatgttcctgttagggtgaacgGTACCAGTATGCATAAGGAATGCTGGAAGACTaaagaaattgaggttctggtcaagaaaaagaaggaagcatccATCAGGTATGGACAGCAGAGGTCGAGAGAATCCCAAGAAGAGGAGAAAGGCGATAGGAGTCtcctcaagagggaaatcaggagggcaaaaagggacaAGTGATGTCATTGGCAAATAGGgttgaggagaatccaaagggattctacaaatacattaaggacaaaagagtaactagggagagaatagggctccttaaagCTCAGCAAGGAGGCCAATGTGTGGAattgcaggaaatgggggagatactaaacaagtgtttttgcatcagtttttactgcgGAGCAGGTTATGGAAACTGGAGAACTTGGGAGTGTAAgtggtgatatcttgaaaagtgtccatatttgaaagaaggatgtactggctgTCTTAGgttgcataaaggtggataaatgccTTGGACCTGATCTGGTGTACCCGAAATGCCATTGAATCCCTACCatatggaaacaagccattcagcccagcatgtccataccaactctccaaagagcatcccacccgggtTCAGCCCCCTaacctgtaacccagcatttcccatggttaattccCAAGCCTACATATCTCTGGATaatacagacaatttagcatggccaatcctcctaaatggcacatctttggactgtgggaggaaaccagaccatccagaggaaacccatgcagacatggggaaaatgtgcaaactccgcacagagtctctcaaaactggaagtgaacccaggtcccttgtgctgttGTGCAGCagtgctgagccaccatgccatagAAGTTGGTGGGACACTGGACGAGTggttgttgggccccttgctgagatatttgcatcatcattgcCATGGATGatgtgtcagaagactggaggtggTCTAATGTGGTTTCATTATTgaagaaaggtggcaaggaaagatcagggaactatggactggCGAGCCTGTCATCAGTGATGGACAACtggttggaggggattctgagggtcaggatttatgtgtatttgtaaaggcaaggactgatcagggatagccaacatggctttgtgcatgggaaatcatgtctgactggCTTGATtgaggcttttgacaaagtgatGAAGAATctagatgaaggcagagaggtggaCGTGGTCAACATAGACTTCAGTGaggagtttgacaaggttctgcctGGTAAATTGGTTAACACGAttcgatcacatggaatacagggagaactaaccatttggatgCATAATTAGTTCTGAGGTagaaacagagagtgatggggaaatgttgcttttcggactggaggcctgtgaccagcagtgtgccacaaggactgGTGCTGGGTCCGTTGCTtctcatcatttatacaaattagtTGGATGTGACATAGTACATTtgtaaatgacaccaaaattggagcgTAGTGGTCAACCAAAACCGTTATCTCGAGgaaaacaggaccttgatcagataggctgaTGGGCcaagacagatggagtttaatttagataaatgtgaggtgccgtATATTGTCAAGACAAATCAGAACAGAATGTATGAACGTAATGTTGAGgcgtgttgccaaacaaagagaccttggagtgcagtttcatagcTCCTTGAACGTGGAGTTGCAGATAGGATATTGAAGAAGAGACATTTGGTACTCTTGCCTTGATTGGTCAATGCATTCAATACCgttgttgggaggtcatgttgcagctgtacaagacattgtttaggccactttcaAAATACTGCGCCCCCCCCAGCTATAGAAAAtatgtcatgaaacttgaaagggctctgAAAGGCTTTACAAGGgtgatgccagggttggaggctttaaGAGATTGGGTGaagatgaataggctggggttattttccctgaagcatcggaagctgaggggtgaccttatagaggtttataaaatcacaaggggcatggatagagtgattagtcaaagtttttttttacccaaGGGTAGGCAGCCTAAAACGAGCAGgcttgggtttaaggtgagaggggaaagatttaaaagagacctaaggggcaactttttcacacagagagtggtgcatatattgaatgaactgccagaggaagtggtggaggctggtacaattacaacatttaaaaggcatgtggatgggaatatgaacAGGAAGTATTCAgaaggacatggaccaaatgctggcaaataggacgagattaatttaggatatctgtttggcatgaatgagttgggccgaagggtctgtttccattctgtacatctctttgactctataaaACACAAGCAAGTCTGCACAATATTTCTTCTGATGATGGTTTCCAATCTGCATGAGCAGTAAACTCACTGTAGGAGGGGGAATTAAATCCCACCTGCCCCTGCCGATGTTTCTGAAACTGCACCCATTGCAGCATTGATGAAAAGGTAACTGAGGGCCTCATTGTCCAAAATCTTCACACTAACAGACAAAAGGCATATTCTGCAAAATTCACCACATTTGTAAGGTCCCATTTTCATTTAAACGTGAAAATGATGGTCGTGCCTTTGATGATCAAAATGGTCCATAGTTTCCAAGATCCAAGAGGCTGTTAAAGATCCTGAAAAGATAACACTGGTGCTTTAATGCATATCACATGATCAAAATGAGTttcattttaacattttcttGAACACTTAGTGAGGAAGATGCAGATTTCGGAAAAACATATGTTGCTGCCAGAATCAGAGGATACAGACGTGTTcaaagaagagaaagagatttAGCAAGAGCAGCGAAAAGGGTGGGACCAATAGCTGTCGCAATTCACGCAGGGCGAAGGTCCTTCCATCTTTATAGATGAGGTAAGAAACAGAAGCTGTGGTTCAATTGGATTATCAACTATTCTTTATAAATATTGAAAATCACACATCCATGCACACTTCTACACAATTATTTTATGAATGCTTTTCAATGTTTACCATGGAAGTGACCATACACATTCCCCTTGTTCATGTTTACCTCTACCCCGTGCTACATGTTGTCTGGCGCCGTCAGACTCCATGGAGTTAAAATGGGAACAGAATGAGAGAACCAATGGATTGTCTTTCTtatagcatgtcatgcttcaactgATCTGAGATAAGTTGGAGAATGAGGCCTTCAGACCCGCAGGTGATGTGCTTTGATGTGGTAATGAGACCAAGAGCTTCTCTTTTAAAAGTATCCTGATATTGAAGCCAGAAGACAGCACTCTGTGCTCATGTTCTTTCCTGGTACAAACAACGTATCTCACCTCCCTGATTCTGTCGGCTTCTGGCTTGTGATCGGTAATTTGCAGATTTTCTGACACTGGAATTATtttgggaatgtgaaatgaagaaggcagtagatgGGTATTTCAGGGCAAAACAATCTCTGCATTTGTTAAATACAAAAAGATAAGTACAACACAagaaaaaggcaaatgtaataaaaacagtGCAACTAAAACAATTATACAGAAGACAATAGCTAAATACATGATCAAATTAAACACAGGTGAAACACTATTCGAAGCTAAAAAAACAATTTTACTTACAGACACTTTAATCAGGTCTCCCACCATTGGGGTTCCCTGCACTGTGACaacccatctccccctccctgctagctaggttggaaACTTTGGGCTCTCAGGAGTTTCAACTCACCGCTGGGGAAAAACATGATTTGGAAGTATTGCTGGCCATTCCCGCTTGCCATACCCAGTGCCTCAATGAAGACTTTAGATGGTGTAGGCCTTCAGTCTGGCTTGAGTCCACTGATGCAGTACAATGTGCTTTAGGATTTATCAGGTAAGTACTTGGCTTTTCTTACTTTGTGGTGGTTTCTGCAATCTGGTTTTCACCTCAGATGTGCCTGTGGCCTTGCGGTGTCAGTCCAGTCGGTGGTTTTTGGAGGTTGTCGGTTGCTGTTGGTTTGCCTGGTACAGAACAGACCTGTGTCAGTAGGTTTCGGAATTCCTGCCAGGATTCCTTTTCTGGAGATAGCGGTGCAGATAGCTTTCAGGGTGGTCGCTATTTTCAGGTGAGATTGGGGCTTGCAATTACACTAATTACATGCCTCTTATCTTCGTGTTAAATCTGTGCTTGCTTTGTGTTACTGATGTTCCCTTTCAGGTAGCTGGCTTCCTGATAGTTAAGAGTTTGTGCGAGTGTATTTTGATTAATGTTGAAGCCCACTATCTCTGTGAATGGATATTGATTTCAGTTGAAAGTCTGGTATCTGCAGAAGCCCCATTCAGTCTGTGCTGGGTGGCGTTAGGTCTGCCTGATTGTTCTTTTAGAGTCGAGGTGTGAATTGGATTTTCGGGCTGAACAATGGCTCCATGCAGCTGCctctgtagaacatagaactgggCTGTCCACGATGTTGAgccaaacatgacgccaaatgaaactaatcctttctgcctgcctttggtccatgtccctccattccttgcatattcatgtgcttatctaaaaatcccgCAAATGCCCCTCTCGTATCTGCCTCCAACGCcaccctggcagtgtgttccacactcctacctCTCTGTGTAAGAAGACTTGCCCGTCATGTATCCTTTGCATTTTCCTCTTCTAACCTGAAATGCATCCTGCCGAGTATTAGACGTTCCAACtctgggaagaggattctgactgtcaatcctCTCCATGTATCtcgtcattttataaacttctatcagatctcccctcagcccctgacgCCCCAGAGAAAACAATAGGAGattttctagtctctccttataactcataccctctaatccgggcagcatcctggtaaacctcttctgtaccctttccaaagtctccacatccttcctataatgtggcgaccagaactgaatgcagtgctCGAAATGAGACCTAACCAAAGTCTCATAAAACAGTGACACGTCACCATGATTCCTGCACTCAATCCTCCGACCAATGAAGCTCagcatgccttatgccttctttatcaccctatctacttgtgtacTTTAGGGAGCAATGGAGTGAAACTCCAAGATCCTTCTCCACATCAGtactgttcagagtcctgccactAACTGTACacctttccttaacatttggtctcccaaaatgtagcacctcactcttacccggattgaactccatctgccatttctcaaccaGTATCAGAAACTGATCTATATCTCGCTGAATCCATTGACAACTTtctacactattcacaactccactgatctttgtaatGCCTGaaaacgtactaacccacccatctgcaTTGTTATTCAAGTCATTTCTCTACatcataaacagcagaggtcccagtatacatccctgtagaacaccataGTCATGGACTTCCAGTGTGAAAACCATGCTTCCATCACTTCTATGGTCAAGTCAATTCTGAACCCAAATCACTGtgaatcccatgcactttaatcttctGGAAGAACCTACCATGAGGatctttatcaaaagccttactaaaacccATGTAAATCTACCATCATTGATCACCTtcgtcacctccttgaaaaattcaatcaagttcctgagacatgacctgccccacagaaagctatgctgactgtccctaattaggttATGCTTTACCAAATgggcataaatcctatccctgaggATTcactccaatagcttcccaaccaccaatgtgagactcaccagcctgtaatttcctgaattatttctatttttcttcttgaacagaggaacatgaGCTACTTCTGGGACCTCTCCCAGGGATTAGCGAGGagacaaagatcttggtcaaggcccctgCGATCTCCTGTCTtgtctctctcaataacctggggtagaaATCATTGGTCTCTGGGAATTAATCCACTTTGGTGCTCTCCATGAGACCCAGCataacttctttcttgatctcaaaatgagcCAGCATTTTCGCATGCTCCACAGCATCCTTATTATCCTcgatatccttctcctgggtgaatgcCAATCCAAAGTACACATTTAGGATTTCatccacattctctgcctccaagcacaagtccTCTCCTTTATCATTGAGTGCTTCTAGCTCCTCCCttgttatcctcttgtttttaatgtatctatacaatgccttgggattctctttaattcTACTTGCCAAAGTCATTTCATGGCCCATTCTTGTTCACCAATTCCTTGCTtgagtactttcctgctttccctGTGTTCCTCATGGGCCCAAGTAAATTCACAACCTCACTTGTTATCAAAGGgccccttaccttgccatccttgaaCTCCCTTCCTTACTGGaatatgctggtcctgaactgTCCCCAACAGGTCTTTAAATAGtttccacatgtcaaatgtggacttgctggaTAACAGCTCCACCCAATTAACACTTCCTAGCACCTGCCCAATGGTGACATAATGTGTCCTCTTCCCAATTAAGTACCTTCCCGCAAAGTCCTTACTTATCCTTGCTCATGGCTTTCATAAAACTGAAGGAATTgtaatcactgtttccaaaaagTTCTCCCACTGAAAGGCCAGTCGGTTGACCAGGCTCATTAACCAAAACAAGGTCCAGTTTGACCCCTTCTCgagttggactatccacataccATCTCAAGGAACCCTCTGGGATGTACTTAACAACTTCTGCTCCAACCAAGCCCCTTGCTCTCAGGGAGACCCAATCAATATTGGGACATTACTCACCCAGTGGGACAGCCCTGTTGCTAtggcatctttccataatctgcttaCATCCTTATTTCTCAATGTCCCAGTGGCTGTTGGAGGGCCCTATAGCATAATCTTATCAGAGTGATTGCATTCATCTTGTTTTTGAGATCTActcatattgcctcagtggataAGTCCTCCAGCATGTCCTTTCTGAGCGCTGATGAAACATTCTCCCTGATTCGTAATGCGACTCTTCTACCTCCTTTACCTTCCTATCTCATCCAAAACAACAAAACTGCAGACACTGAGcagccaatcctgtccctctttcaatcAAGTTTCTGTGATGGCCACAACGTCATAGTCCAATGTACTGAatcaggctctaagctcatctgccttcccTATTGTACTCTTTGAACTGAAATAAACACGGTTCAGCCCGTTGATACCATCGTGTTCATTTACGCACCTCTACCTGTCTTTTCTTTCTGATATACTGATCTTAACATCTACCTTTCCCTCAATCCCcccacttgctgacctgctgctcttcTCCCCGGCCCGTTGGCACTCGAGTTTAAACTGTCctgagtagcactagcaaactgCCCTGTGAGGATATAGGAGCAACCCCTCCCTCTTGCACCGGTCTCCCCTGCCCCAGAagaggtcccaatgatccaagaacctgaaatCCTGTCCCCTGCTCTAGCTCCTTAGCCATACATTCATCTGCCCTATCTTTCCAATtcttgcctcactagcacatggcgcTGGTAGTGACCCAGAGattactacccttgaggtcctACTCTTCAGCCCctttcctaactccctgtacttatTCTGCAGAACCTCATCCCCTTTTTCTACCGATGTTCctggtaccaatgtgcaccacAAACACTGGCTGCTCGTCCTTCCCCTTAATAATTTCATGCAACTGCTCAGCGACGTCCTGGGCCATCCTGGAATCTTGGAAGTGGCCATAGAAACGCCTGTCTGTGCTCTTAACTAACAAGCCTCCTACCACTTTGGTCACTTCAATCTTGCCTGACCCGGTGCCTGTGTATCTTTCCCAGAGCAGAGCCCAGCTGCCttttaactttcaaaagttgttgaAAAGTCCAcgattttggtccagtatttcagTTGGTCGGGATTTTCGCTCAATCCTGCAATTTGGCAGTGGGCATGAAGTCTGCTCCAATCTGGAAAGATCAGCCCCACAATCAGCTTCACAGTCACTGATTGCTATCCCTGGCCTACTCTGAGGATGCAGTGCTGCGTCCGACAGATGGCAAAGTTCTGTGAGCAGCATCTTTAGGAAGAGAAGATGATACACTCACTGTTCCTGGGTTAGGTGGAAAGAGGAGAAATTCTCCTGGAATTCCCTAGCCCTCTTGCTGAGAGCCCCCACCGATCCAGCCGACCCCACCTCACCACCAGCAGTTTCTCTTCTTTTCTCAATCTCCTCTCATGTGGCAGCTCAAGAGGAATTGCAAAATTGTGGCCAACAGGAGGGCAGTTACCTGCTCAGATCTTCTCCATGTGCAGGACCATTGTCTCTCGGCTTCACCAACTTTAACCAACACGGCAAATCTATTAAGCACTCCCACAACATAACACAGAGGAAAGATTGCTCAGCAACAAACTGCAAAATGGATAGTGATCCCTCAAAATAGTACAGTGTGGAGTTCCTTTCGAAACACatctgtgtgtgcacatgtgtgtgtgtgtgtgtgtgtgtgtgtgtgtgtgtgtgtgtgtgtgtgtgtgtgtgtgtgtgtgtgtgtgtgtgtgtgtgtgtatgtctggttAAGAGAATGTTTTCACTCACATGGCATCCAACTGACATTCCACACTGACAGAGAACATGATTGGTGCCTGCCCCTGACTCCCAGACCCTCCCCGAGATGTGACATGTTTTCGTCAAGTGgaaggagggagggtgtgtataGAAGAAAAGGAAAGGTCTGTGAGGGGGCAGAAGAAAGAAGATGAAGTGACAAAAGGGTTGACAGAGCAGGGGCAGTGAGATTGGACATGGGTTATTTGAAGGAGTAAAAGATGTGTTTCGAGGAGCTGTGAAtagcagagggagggagaaaagttgataatgtgacaaaatgtgacaaaaagaaaaggaaacaaggtTCTGACAGAAAGAGTGTTTACCAGAAGAGGTTGCAGAGGAAAACATGACTTAGAGTAAATATCTGTGGGAAAGGGATAAAAATTAAACTGCAGGTGCAGTCAGCGTCTAAACCATGCAGTGCTGCTGGTGGGATTTGGAAGAGAAAGGGGAATGAATTATTGGCTTGTTAAAAACAGGTATGGACTTCATTTTttgactttattcattcacaggatgagggcattatggtggttagcatttattgcccatccctaattgcccagagggcagctaagagtcaaccacattgctgtgggtctggagtcacatgtaagccagaccacgtaaggatggcaatttcctttcctaaagggcattcgtgaaccagatgggtttttatgagaatcgacaatggattcacagtcatcattagattcttaattccagatatttattgaattcaaactccaccatcttccgtggtgggatttgaacccacgtccccagaatgttatccgggtctctggattaacagtctagtgatacgCTCTTTGATTGGAAGAATAGGTTCAccgactattttctaaatgaacaAAGGTTTCAGAATTCTGCAGCACAAAGGGACTCGGGACTgagtcctagttcaagattcccTGAAGGTTAACCTCTGTCTTCAGTTGGTGTCTCGAAGGCAATGCAATATTGGCATTCGGTTAAAGAGGGTTAGAACGCAAGAGGAGTGATATAgtgctgaagctgtacaaggctctggtcaggccacattcaGAATAGTGTGAggagttttgggccccatatctaacaAAAgatgtgccagtgttggaggggtTTCAAATGACGTTTGCATGAATGATCCCAGGGGTGAAGTCCTTGTCATATAAGAAACGATTGAAGAGTCTGGGTCTGCACAAtgatagagtttaaaagaatgagaggagatctcactgAAGCTTACAGGATACTGTGAggtctggatagaatggacatggaAAAGGTGTTTCCTCTTGGAGGAGAGACGAAAAGCCAGGAACAGAGCCACAGAGTAAAGGGACAACACTTTAGAAACaaaatgaggatgaatttcttcaggaagagggtggtgaatctgtggaattccttgctgcGGAAGCTGTgaaggccaggccattgagtatatttatgACGGaggtaggtaggttcttgattcataaggtgatcaagggttatagggataaggagggagaatggattgagaaacatttcagccatgatcaaacagtggaccagacttgatggggtgaataTTCTGCAGCACTCAAGATGTTAAAAATTAGAGATCCTTTCAGATAGtcattaataaatccaatcaaaaCCTCAGGAGGAACCTCCTTACTTTGAGGAGGGTGGTATTGGAGAAACTGTTACAGCAAGGAGTGGGTGAGCTGAATAATACAGATACATTGAAGTGGAAGGTGGATACACACGCGAGGGTGAAGGAACAGAAGAGATATTGACAGGGTTACAGGAACGGAGCTGGGATGAGACTCCTACAGacatttgccaatgacacagagTGAATTCCCTGTCTCCCTGTGTATCTGTTTAACCAACATGAAACACTGATTATCTCGATGCGAGGGATTAACAGCAGAGCTATCTCCGATGATATCAGGGTTGGAGGGGATGGTAACAGGATTGGGTGAGGTGGGCTTCCTCAGCGTTGGATTGGTTGGTAGATTGTTTGAATAAGGAAGTGCTGCTCACTGAGTAACACCCACTCCCAGCTcactacctctgagtcagaatcTCACCATTCAAGTCCTGCCCCATTACCTGTTGACATTAAAAGGAATGTTCATGACACAATCAAACAGGGTGATAATCCTCTTGACAATCTTTACACATGCCCCCACTATTCCTCAAATTATAAATGTGGGTCAACAAGGATTGGGAAACCTACATCCACCATCACCATTCACTTATAGGGTCTCCCCTAAGCCCCACATTGAAGTTTGGATTGAATCCACACTCACCGTGCAGACCAGCACTTTCAGTCTGATGTCACAAGGAAGTGCTTCCAAGCACTGAATCTCACTTCATATTTCATAACCTTTACTGCAGTACCCTCGTTGTATTCAGCTATCTGGTTCAAATAACTCACGTGTTGAACAGAATCTAACCCCTCTCAATCATTTCAGCAAATCCCAGAGTAAAACAAACTCAGTTCTCCAAACCTGTCTCCATAACAGAAGTTTGATTTCAAcacatcattttcttttcttattttcagCTGGGGAAGGTCATGGGGTGACCGCGGTTATATCAAAATGGCTAAGGATCGACAGAATAACTGTGGAATTGCCAATTATGCAGTTTATCCAATtgtgtgaggagggaggtgttAAACAAGAGCTTCATTGAACTCCACTTGAAAAAACGATGGGAACATTTCTGCTGATGCTGACTCCTTCAACAGTATCGCTTTAACTCCCTGCTGCAGTTCAACAAGTTAAATAATGACAGCTTCTGCGTATTTCTATAGTTTTACATAACGGTCACTGTCAGCGTGTGTTTGATACATGTAACCATAGTAATATCTCCAGCTTGTGTACAGACAATGACCTGAATGTACTGTTGATGTCGATCAATATAATAAACATTGCCAGCAATCACTTTGAGAGTCGGTTTATTCAAAGGAACAATTTCATAATGCTTTTCCACGGATGGGAAACAGGTACAATGGGCCACccggcttccttctgcactgcaattattgtgtgactgtgtgaattGTTTAATTTAATTCGGAATGATGTTCTTAAAATGATGTGTACAAACAGAAAAAATGTTACAGAATTGGCTGTTTTATGACACAAGTATAATTAATAGCTACCACTGAGGTATTTAAAGTTTAATTTAATAGTACTCACCCCAAAACTCTCCTTAAGAAATTAGAGAATGAAAGGCACTGTGACTGTGTGTTGGTAGTATTCACAAAAATTAATTACTTAAATGCACAATTGAGGTAAATAGCACCGATTTCATTGCCATTACAGAGGCATGACTACAAGGTGACCAAGATTAGCCACTGAAGATCCATTCCATTTACAAATATACAGAAAATGCCTTAATCTTACCCAGGTCACAACCCAGTGAAATTAAAGACGGTCCCATTCATGATTCAAGTGTATTCTCCCAGCGATTCTATGACTCTTATAATGGGAGTGTACTTCACATCGAAGTAAGCCATTCATGAAAAGAGGGTGCTGTTCATAAACATCCCAGATTCAAAATTGTGTTGTGTAATGAATAAAAGTTTTGGAAAAATTTGAGAATAATCAGAAGTGCTCCAGAGCTTTGTGCCATGCAAATGTTACAGCTTGTTTTCCAAAATATAAAGACAAGCCTGGAGTCTTGACAGCAATCTGCGCTGAAGTTCAACCCTTCTGTTGCGAGAGCCCTGCACATATGAAAAACTTTGAGGATAAACATCTTTCAATAATTACCATTTTGAAATTTTTGGACTATTTAGGTAAAGTTGATGGAAAGATATATCAGAGCAATGACTTAAGTAGTTCAGATTGATGGgaaacctctctggctatgtttGCAGGTTTCTTTGATGGGGTCTCTGGTGAGTAATATATCATTGTAGATAGATGGGGTCTCATAGACTCCAAATGGTCACACTTTACAACAGGACAATATAGGTACATACGGTACAATCCCTCAATGTAAGTTGAAGTTCTCAATTCATACTGGGAAGGTCAACATTTCTGGAAGGTAAAGCAGGGGATATTTAAATATGCTGCACAGTTTCATAATAAGTTGCTCGCTTTCAGTCTCAGTGCAATCAGGTGATAAATCAGGTGTTGACTTTCCAACTGGTGAGGACAAACACTGCCTGGAACATCACTTCAGTTTCCCTCCCTGGGCCCTGCCCTGGTTTAATCACAGTTTCCCACTCACCGCAAGCAAAAAACAGAAAGGTGAGCTGgatcgggtctaggcccaaaacgtcagccttcctgctcctctgatgcttcttggcctgctgtgttcacccagttctacaccttgttatctcatctcctGGTTTGTCTGTTTGACAACAGCACTGTGTCAATTCACAAATTATGTTTCACAGTGTTGTTATGATCCTCACTGCTTTTATGATTGGATGAGTTAAATACCAGGGATAAATCTGGCTTAATAGctcacagttttatttttaatttaacattATTATCTTTTTATGAAACTTAAGCACATTTGGTTTTGACAATAAAGCACAATTTTATTACATCTCCTGCCAAACCTAGCACTTTGCAGTTACTCAATGTCCTGACAAACTTTCCAAACTGTATAGAATCAGAGaagccccacagtgtggaagcctGCCTTTTGGTTtcaaaagtccacactgaccca from Stegostoma tigrinum isolate sSteTig4 chromosome 30 unlocalized genomic scaffold, sSteTig4.hap1 SUPER_30_unloc_1, whole genome shotgun sequence includes these protein-coding regions:
- the LOC132207545 gene encoding cathepsin K-like yields the protein MKLSVCLGCVVMSILAGASGHIFNSTLAEDWRNWKLEYEKQYTEDEEIYRRMVWEDNMRYIKQHNLEHSMGKHTFTVGMNQFGDLTNEEFNELMNGFLQVEVDNSTEEEVDEEDDTEDDDEDFEENDEELRGATVDWRRKGLVTPVKNQRRCGSGWAFSAAGAIEGQWAKKQKKLISLSEQNLVDCDWRSHGCRGGWMTSAFHYVMRNKGINSAATYIYRARDHSCEEDADFGKTYVAARIRGYRRVQRRERDLARAAKRVGPIAVAIHAGRRSFHLYPDIEARRQHSVLMFFPGTNNVSHLPDSVGFWLVIARLETLGSQEFQLTAGEKHDLEVLLAIPACHTQCLNEDFRWCRPSVWLESTDAVQCALGFIRCACGLAVSVQSVVFGGCRLLLVCLVQNRPVSVGFGIPARIPFLEIAVQIAFRVVAIFRTSSPFSTDVPGTNVHHKHWLLVLPLNNFMQLLSDVLGHPGILEVAIETPVSQEELQNCGQQEGSYLLRSSPCAGPLSLGFTNFNQHDPPRDVTCFRQVEGGRVCIEEKERCSQRLNHAVLLVGFGRERGMNYWLVKNSWGRSWGDRGYIKMAKDRQNNCGIANYAVYPIV